A single region of the Euwallacea similis isolate ESF13 chromosome 22, ESF131.1, whole genome shotgun sequence genome encodes:
- the IFT57 gene encoding intraflagellar transport protein 57 homolog: MSTRYYLSSVNSLFSITLDYILNHLTDFQLEELTILPSSIKNLLLKRLQFTKQLLRSPVFNDYLKAFANDRTSQVNLTCILVSDEILDILSSCSNLKRLDLTENGSICQFTSEGLSKLLMQTKNLNIFIAMKSDAVTDDILRILSTYCKKINGINIGGCQNISDKGLEFLSNMELEWLKISETQVTDEGIAAFVEGKCSQTLNELSIDNCHNITDIGLRKITECCPNLRVISFISCGAGSAFTDSLCFTRPVKQLFWEVKFVKMIRIEPKIVPEKEQENPYTAFVAMEYLLDKLKLLNYEVDFLSEIKLKPIHKYYFVVTKNSGEQFYLFTILAAWLIRKAGKQFSTPQEFDDPNTTIDTILAAVKEMGMQVGFSANKLKQGVGEQVVEVLDFLANVAITKQNLTFQTPNPPEEKEQETEIIDDESELNLDRVEEEMIAAYSDDSDDENIFRLDNIKPAKSELQQIDLKSTIDEESWKLEVERVLPLLKVTIKNENRDWRSHLEQMRNYKNNIDETLTPTKNQLEKLHKEISSTLDKIGNREKYLNRELETVLDNYRTLQDQLSKIKQKYRSISTGVAERNRELNNLNDKVESIKQQMEERGSSMTDGTPLVNIKKTIGKVKAEIIDMDVRIGVLESLLLQTKIREERQLENSFDHIVY; the protein is encoded by the exons ATGTCAACTAGATACTATTTGTCCTCGGTCAATTCCTTGTTTTCAAT TACACTTGACTACATATTAAACCATTTAACCGATTTCCAATTGGAAGAACTCACAATCTTACCCtcatcaattaaaaatctccTGCTAAAGAGATTACAGTTCACCAAACAATTACTTAGAAGCCCAGTTTTCAATGATTACCTTAAAGCCTTTGCCAATGACAGGACAAGTCAAGTGAATCTAACTTGCATATTAGTCAGTGATGAAATTCTCGACATACTGAGTTCatgttcaaatttgaaaagattGGACCTTACAGAAAATGGCAGTATTTGCCAGTTCACCAGTGAGG GCCTTTCAAAGCTACTAATGCAAACTAAAAACctaaacattttcattgctaTGAAGAGTGATGCTGTTACTGATGATATTCTAAGGATTCTTTCAacatattgtaaaaaaattaatggaataaaCATAGGGGGATGTCAGAACATCTCTGACAAaggtttggaatttttaagcAATATGGAATTGGAATGGTTAAAAATCTCTGAAACACAG GTCACTGATGAGGGCATTGCTGCATTTGTAGAGGGGAAATGCAGTCAAACACTCAATGAACTGAGCATAGACAATTGCCACAATATCACAGATATTGGGTTAAGAAAGATCACAGAATGTTGTCCTAATTTAAGAGTGATAAGTTTTATTAGCTGTGGAGCAG ggTCTGCCTTCACTGATTCTTTATGTTTCACTCGACCTGTGAAACAGCTGTTTTGGGAAGTGAAA tttgtaaagatGATTCGTATTGAGCCTAAAATAGTCCCCGAAAAGGAACAAGAAAACCCTTACACTGCGTTTGTTGCAATGGAATATTTGCTCGACAAACTCAAATTACTCAACTACGAAGTAGACTTTTTGAGTGAAATAAAGCTCAAACCCATACATAA ATATTACTTTGTGGTGACAAAAAATAGTGGAGAGCAATTCTATCTCTTCACTATACTAGCTGCATGGCTGATTCGGAAAGCTGGCAAACAATTTTCTACTCCTCAGGAATTTGATGATCCAAACACTACTATCGATACCATTTTAGCTGCAGTAAAGGAAATG GGAATGCAAGTAGGTTTCTCTGCAAATAAGTTGAAACAAGGAGTGGGAGAGCAGGTTGTCGAGGTTCTGGATTTCCTTGCTAATGTTGCCATCACAAAGCAAAACCTCACATTCCAAAC ACCAAATCCGCCTGAAGAAAAGGAGCAAGAAACTGAAATTATTGATGATGAGTCTGAGCTTAATTTAGATAGAGTTGAGGAAGAGATGATTGCTGCTTATTCTGATGATTCTGAtgatgaaaatatatttcgatTAGACAATATCAAACCA GCTAAAAGTGAATTGCAACAAATTGACTTAAAAAGCACCATTGATGAGGAGAGTTGGAAGTTGGAGGTAGAAAGGGTTCTTCCTTTACTGAAGgttacaattaaaaatgaaaacaggGATTGGAG gtCCCATCTAGAACAAATGAGAAACTACAAAAATAACATAGACGAGACTTTAACACCCACCAAAAACCAACTGGAAAAGTTGCATAAAGAAATCAGCTCCACACTAGACAAAATTGGGAATAGAGAAAAGTACTTAAATAGAGAACTGGAAACCGTTTTAGACAATTACAG GACTTTGCAAGATCAATTATCGAAAATCAAACAGAAATACCGCAGCATTAGCACGGGGGTTGCGGAGCGAAACCGGGAGCTCAACAACCTGAATGACAAGGTAGAATCGATAAAGCAGCAAATGGAAGAACGGGGAAGTTCCATGACGGATGGAA CTCCTTTAGTGAACATCAAGAAAACCATTGGAAAGGTTAAGGCTGAAATTATTGACATGGACGTTAGGATCGGAGTTCTCGAAAGCCTGCTATTGCAAACAAAGATCAGGGAAGAGAGGCAACTTGAGAATTCCTTTGATCatattgtatattaa
- the LOC136416013 gene encoding apoptosis-resistant E3 ubiquitin protein ligase 1-like produces the protein MQNSAKVKLLAISFIIFIPTVYFSFRASLSKNVKESLEKDVLKWLKEFGLERHVVVFRRNGISLATQPEELPELPAPDEQRLREAAAALQQRLVLRHWLARHGLQGYLARLLAVGVTRLEDAYWLEDNKAKQVFNKDVGDWSAARQSLPTSKGDLDRLKADLWSEVVKSSNHQDAWTWGGMLVVSVSVAGLVTLAAMTQPSLAPEAKHTLLQYVTGKYLHPSNCKVHFKWNLPHPVGQTTCFTVNFYQRNGQPYPICDTDNFNVDITGGTRKLNVITELGSPTDPNSANVAKVMFTVRHAGQYRVSVMVNNHHVAGSPFFTAFVAGPAYAQRTVVIRHCSTVVCTASVAHLLFIEPRDEYGNICKYDSDRTPTEGYLVQITPLGTSSQNSIMDCEDNYSVTLDYDWNTNRVSVQLKFAKEGCYHATIKYNGTELHNGDFDIIVLNSVDSTLVQKNVAIKSHNICYDAKLISVKGDVLVKPKKVLCYVSPKQLIVKELILRFIPKRLFTFRLCPSTKFIFQSETLKLTDKGNDSFLIDDGCQPRIELISKERNVIAATFAQFLLKNMGGSETFKDKQDFFYHEVRKYHQKHYREKLAMEVKRDKLLESSMKSTKNFSVSDWCKNFEITFSGEQGIDWGGLQREWFELICAQLFDAKHGLFCSFHEGQQSLVHPNPNRPPSLKLKHYEFAGKVVGKCLYETALGGSYRQLVRARFTRSFLAQVIGLRVHYKYFEQDDPDLYLTKIKYLLENNIDEIETEVYFVEEEYDDTGQLDRAVELVPNGTKIRVKDCTKLQYLDALAQYKLATKVKDELEAFLKGLNELIPDNLLSIFDENELELLLCGTGQYSSADLRAHHVLNGDSSEFRRVVGWFWAAVGNFTQEEIARLLQFVTGCSQLPAGGFAELTPRFQITAAPTFGNLPTAHTCFNQLCLPDYDSYEHFEKALLLAISEGTEGFGMV, from the exons atgcagAACAGTGCCAAAGTCAAATTGTTAGcgatttcatttattatttttatccctACAGTCTATTTTAGTTTTCGAGCTTCTTTGTCCAAAAACGTGAAAGAGTCTCTGGAAAAGGATGTGCTAAAGTGGCTGAAAGAGTTCGGGCTGGAAAGGCACGTCGTTGTTTTCAGAAGAAACG GTATATCTCTTGCTACCCAACCCGAAGAACTGCCAGAACTCCCAGCTCCCGATGAGCAGCGTCTTCGTGAAGCCGCCGCTGCCCTGCAACAACGCCTGGTGTTGCGCCACTGGTTGGCCAGGCATGGCCTACAAGGTTACTTGGCTAGGTTGTTAGCAGTGGGAGTGACCCGATTGGAGGACGCTTATTGGTTGGAGGACAACAAGGCTAAGCAGGTCTTCAACAAAGACGTAGGGGATTGGTCGGCGGCGCGGCAATCGTTGCCGACTTCCAAAGGGGACCTGGACAGACTGAAGGCTGATCTCTGGTCGGAGGTGGTGAAGAGCAGCAACCATCAGGACGCTTGGACATGGG GTGGCATGTTGGTGGTTTCAGTATCTGTAGCTGGACTGGTCACATTAGCAGCCATGACGCAGCCGTCCTTAGCTCCGGAAGCCAAGCATACCTTATTGCAGTATGTCACTGGAAAGTACCTCCATCCATCTAACTGCAAG GTGCATTTCAAGTGGAATTTGCCGCACCCGGTAGGGCAAACCACGTGCTTCACTGTGAACTTTTATCAACGCAATGGGCAGCCTTATCCGATCTGTGATACTGACAATTTTAATGTAGATATTACTGGGGGTACCAGGAAG TTGAATGTAATAACAGAACTGGGGTCCCCGACTGACCCTAATAGCGCAAACGTGGCTAAAGTCATGTTTACCGTCCGCCATGCCGGCCAATACCG GGTTTCGGTCATGGTCAATAACCATCACGTGGCCGGAAGCCCCTTTTTTACAGCGTTCGTGGCGGGACCGGCGTACGCACAACGCACTGTAGTGATCAGACACTGTAGCACTGTAGTTTGTACAGCCAGCGTGGCTCATCTCTTATTCATCGAGCCGAGAGATGAGTATGGCAACATTTGTAAATATGATTCCGATCGTACCCCCACAGAG GgttatttagttcaaataaCTCCTTTAGGAACCTCTTCGCAAAATAGTATAATGGATTGCGAGGACAACTATTCGGTAACTTTAGACTATGACTGGAACACAAACAGAGTGAGCGTTCAGTTGAAATTTGCCAAAGAGGGATGTTACCATGCCACGATTAAGTACAATGGGACGGAGCTTCATAATGGGGACTTCGACATTATCGTTTTAAACA GTGTGGATTCAACTTTAGTCCAAAAAAACGTGGCGATAAAAAGCCACAATATCTGCTACGACGCGAAACTGATCAGCGTCAAAGGCGACGTTCTAGTTAAGCCCAAAAAGGTGCTGTGTTACGTATCTCCGAAGCAACTGATAGTCAAAGAGCTAATTCTGAGATTTATACCAAAGAGATTATTCACCTTCAGGTTATGCCCATCGACTAAG TTCATATTTCAATCGGAAACTCTCAAGCTGACCGACAAGGGCAACGATTCATTTTTAATCGACGACGGTTGCCAACCGCGAATTGAGCTAATTTCAAAGGAGCGAAACGTTATAGCTGCAACTTTCGCGCAATTTCTGCTCAAGAATATGGGAGGTTCTGAAACTTTTAAA GACaaacaagattttttctaTCACGAAGTGAGAAAATACCACCAGAAACACTACCGTGAGAAGCTGGCGATGGAAGTAAAAAGGGATAAATTGCTGGAAAGCAGTATGAAATCCACCAAAAACTTTTCAGTTTCGGACTGGTgcaagaattttgaaattacgTTCTCAGGAGAACAAG GAATCGATTGGGGCGGACTGCAACGAGAATGGTTCGAGCTCATCTGCGCCCAACTCTTTGACGCCAAACATGGGTTATTTTGTAGTTTCCACGAAGGGCAACAGTCGCTAGTTCATCCCAACCCTAATAGACCTCCCAGTTTGAAACTGAAGCATTACGAATTTGCTGGAAAAG TGGTTGGCAAATGTCTTTATGAAACTGCTTTGGGAGGGTCCTACAGGCAACTAGTGAGAGCAAGATTTACGAGATCGTTTTTGGCTCAAGTCATTGGTCTTCGGGTTCACTACAAA TATTTCGAGCAAGATGATCCGGATCTCTATTTAACCAAAATTAAATACCTATTAGAAAACAATATAGACGAAATCGAGACTGAGGTCTATTTTGTTGAAGAAGAATATGATGATACAGGGCAGTTGGACAGAGCG GTCGAATTGGTGCCCAACGGAACGAAAATTCGAGTGAAAGACTGCACAAAATTGCAGTACTTAGACGCCTTGGCGCAGTATAAGCTGGCCACCAAAGTCAAAGACGAATTGGAAGCTTTCCTCAAAGGTCTTAATGAGTTAATCCCCGACAATTTGCTGAGCATCTTCGACGAAAACGAACTGGAA CTATTGCTCTGTGGAACTGGCCAATACAGCTCGGCCGACTTGCGTGCCCATCACGTTCTAAACGGAGATTCATCCGAATTTAGGCGAGTAGTGGGTTGGTTTTGGGCGGCTGTCGGTAATTTCACCCAAGAGGAAATAGCCCGTTTGTTGCAGTTTGTTACTGGGTGCTCGCAGTTACCAGCAGGCGGATTCGCGGAACTGACTCCAAGATTTCAAATTACCGCAGCTCCCACGTTTGGAAATTTACCCACTGCGCATACGTG TTTTAATCAACTTTGCCTGCCAGACTACGACTCTTACGAGCACTTCGAAAAAGCTCTACTTCTGGCCATCAGTGAAGGAACCGAAGGTTTCGGTATGGTATAA
- the LOC136416099 gene encoding uncharacterized protein — MSDLEDIQKKLVNFCQILPQHVQTWKDTLVAMQDPLRALCNFCEQLHSVEEAHITYIENFEIIQRDLQVKILGHIEEELEALKPQIERLNKYNHDLKNKLTTLERATIDLDWDLKSSVLQGSPIQPPLDKLLQMAYEFWIFFSEALKNMNNNLKTVNVRDEKSMDKCQKALKVDLADNNKVYALLAITQYIINEKAVM, encoded by the exons ATGAGTGATTTGGAGGACATTCAAAAGAAACTGGtcaatttttgccaaatcCTACCCCAGCATGTCCAAACATGGAAGGATACTTTAGTAGCCATGCAAGATCCTCTAAGGGCTTTATGCAACTTTTGTGAGCAGCTGCATTCAGTGGAGGAGGCTCATATAacatatatagaaaattttgaaatcataCAGAGGGACTTACAAGTGAAAATATTAG GTCATATAGAGGAGGAATTGGAAGCTTTAAAACCCCAAATAGAGCGACTTAATAAATACAATCATGacctgaaaaataaattgacaaCCCTGGAAAGGGCCACCATAGATTTAGATTGGGATTTGAAATCTTCAGTTTTACAGGGCAGCCCCATCCAGCCACCTCTAGACAAACTATTACAAATGGCATATGAGTTTTGGATATTCTTTTCAGAAGCCTTAAAGaatatgaataataatttgaaaacagtTAATGTTAGGGATGAAAAGTCAATGGATAAATGCCAGAAGGCCTTAAAAGTGGATTTAGCAGATAATAATAAAGTGTATGCTCTTTTAGCAATAACCCAgtatataataaatgaaaaggCCGTGATGTGA